A region from the Arthrobacter gengyunqii genome encodes:
- a CDS encoding branched-chain amino acid aminotransferase: protein MSVSALEFTQQLSAHPKPAEERAAILANPGFGDYFTDHTAVIDYKADESGTGVWQNARIEPYGPIAMDPAAAVLHYGQEIFEGLKAYRHADGSVWTFRPEANAARMNLSARRLALPELPEELFLESLRRLVSVDVDWIPEGDGAALYLRPFMIATEAFLGVRPAREVSYRVIASPAGNYFGGELKPVSIWLSTRYARAGIGGTGEAKCGGNYAASLIAQMEGEAHGCKQVLFLDAANDNAVEELGGMNVFFVFKDGSLVTPALSGTILHGVTRSSVIQLGRDRGLDVQERKITLDEWRDGVASGDITEVFACGTAAVITPVGELKTETETIGSADAVAGPVTMSIREQLLGVQTGTVEDTHGWLTRLA, encoded by the coding sequence ATGTCTGTCAGCGCTCTGGAATTCACCCAGCAGCTCTCTGCCCACCCGAAACCGGCCGAGGAGCGTGCGGCCATCCTGGCCAACCCCGGATTCGGAGACTACTTCACGGATCACACCGCCGTCATTGATTACAAGGCGGATGAAAGCGGCACCGGTGTGTGGCAGAACGCCCGGATCGAACCGTACGGTCCCATCGCCATGGACCCCGCAGCCGCCGTGCTGCACTACGGCCAGGAAATCTTCGAGGGGCTCAAGGCGTACCGTCACGCCGACGGCTCGGTGTGGACGTTCCGCCCGGAAGCAAATGCCGCCCGCATGAATCTCTCCGCCCGCCGCCTGGCACTGCCGGAACTGCCCGAAGAGCTGTTCCTGGAATCGCTGCGCCGGCTGGTCTCCGTGGACGTGGACTGGATCCCCGAAGGCGACGGCGCCGCCCTGTACCTGCGCCCGTTCATGATCGCCACCGAGGCGTTCCTGGGTGTTCGTCCGGCACGTGAGGTGTCCTACCGGGTCATTGCTTCGCCTGCAGGCAACTACTTCGGCGGCGAACTGAAGCCCGTATCCATCTGGCTCTCCACCAGGTACGCCCGCGCCGGCATCGGCGGCACCGGCGAAGCAAAGTGCGGCGGCAATTACGCCGCTTCCCTGATCGCCCAGATGGAAGGTGAGGCGCACGGCTGCAAGCAGGTGCTGTTCCTGGACGCGGCCAATGACAACGCCGTGGAAGAGCTCGGGGGCATGAACGTGTTCTTTGTCTTCAAGGACGGCAGCCTGGTCACGCCCGCACTGTCCGGCACCATCCTGCACGGCGTCACCCGCTCCTCCGTGATCCAGCTGGGCCGCGACCGCGGACTGGACGTCCAGGAACGCAAGATCACCCTGGACGAATGGCGCGACGGCGTGGCCTCCGGTGACATCACGGAGGTCTTTGCCTGCGGCACCGCCGCGGTTATCACCCCGGTGGGTGAGCTGAAGACTGAAACCGAGACCATCGGCTCGGCTGACGCCGTTGCCGGTCCCGTCACCATGTCCATCCGCGAACAGCTTCTGGGTGTTCAGACCGGCACTGTGGAAGACACCCACGGCTGGCTGACGCGCCTGGCCTAA
- a CDS encoding polysaccharide pyruvyl transferase family protein, producing MTVGVMGCVRELPSSFPVGSPENAGNMIHGNAPFEMFPDLAVHSTDRAAIKASGSRDFVDFVNSHCSHLVLTMANTLRLGDENGSRFSRLQHLLEAIEKPVVVFGLGVQSQTDDLSGATLPEEAVSLMQHLSTRAEALGVRGSMTKTVLEELCGVRNAFITGCPSLFSRPAQLAKVAQNLREPSGRPAFSGTKYHLAEEKFLLHQAVSAGFYLMEPVNKFNHKYFVDVSKGVEGTEAPYFLRSHEMHKSGVLSDFFARNYKLFRNVNSWYDFNSESVSHTYGTRFHVNMASILSGKPALWITHDARTRELVDFMHLPSLTQEECLEMEPEQIIKSINYDDFFDHINGLFDNFNSYLDANGLPKTPSLVR from the coding sequence ATGACAGTTGGAGTAATGGGCTGCGTGAGGGAACTTCCATCCTCATTTCCGGTGGGCAGTCCGGAGAATGCTGGGAATATGATCCATGGGAATGCTCCATTCGAAATGTTCCCTGATTTGGCCGTTCACTCTACGGATAGAGCGGCGATCAAGGCATCCGGTAGTCGTGACTTTGTTGATTTCGTAAACTCGCACTGTAGTCACCTTGTGCTCACCATGGCCAATACTTTGAGGCTTGGAGATGAGAATGGGTCGCGTTTTTCCAGGCTCCAACACTTACTCGAGGCCATCGAGAAGCCCGTAGTTGTTTTCGGGTTGGGAGTACAGTCCCAGACCGATGACCTCTCCGGGGCAACGCTCCCTGAGGAGGCCGTCAGCCTTATGCAGCATCTGAGCACTAGAGCTGAGGCACTTGGAGTCAGAGGCAGTATGACCAAAACTGTGCTGGAGGAATTATGTGGTGTTCGCAATGCGTTTATCACAGGGTGCCCATCGCTGTTTTCCAGACCAGCGCAACTTGCGAAAGTTGCACAGAACCTTCGAGAGCCGTCTGGCAGGCCGGCGTTCAGCGGGACGAAATACCATCTCGCAGAGGAAAAGTTCCTGTTGCACCAAGCTGTCTCTGCGGGATTTTATCTTATGGAACCAGTTAACAAGTTCAATCACAAGTATTTTGTTGATGTCAGTAAGGGTGTCGAGGGCACGGAGGCGCCTTACTTCCTTCGTTCCCATGAGATGCATAAATCCGGCGTTCTTTCAGATTTCTTTGCCCGGAATTATAAACTGTTCCGCAATGTGAATAGTTGGTATGACTTCAACTCTGAGTCGGTCTCTCATACATATGGGACTAGATTTCATGTGAACATGGCTTCCATCCTGAGTGGCAAGCCAGCGCTCTGGATTACACACGATGCGCGAACGCGGGAACTTGTTGATTTTATGCATCTTCCATCGTTGACGCAGGAGGAATGCTTGGAGATGGAGCCCGAACAAATCATCAAGAGCATTAACTACGATGATTTTTTTGACCATATTAATGGTCTGTTTGACAATTTCAACAGCTATCTTGATGCGAACGGCCTTCCGAAGACACCGAGTCTCGTTAGGTAG
- a CDS encoding bifunctional glycosyltransferase/CDP-glycerol:glycerophosphate glycerophosphotransferase, whose amino-acid sequence MSGPGGKGQALFSIVSAVYNAEAYLDAFLESLEQQRYPFARLDIILVDDGSTDSSLARMEAWQRKYPQQIRILTGANGGPGAARNRGLDLARNPWITFCDPDDVLDPGYLDRVAGFIRRDRRGTAAAVTGRLIQFFEDTGELRDTHALAWKFLSGERIVDLNREPHYVHLSAGTVFLRKAVLDTAGLRFDERIRPTFEDAHLVVRYLNSCPRPTIGLVPDARYYYRQRAAGTSLAQSGWASDHRYTSVLDHGYLALLQALAEEHGSAPRWAQNTVLYDVMWYFLADRAMRHPVAGLTPAQRGDFLQRLERIFSFIDTEAILDFALVPVSIDIRTAVALRFKGNAPAVWYVDSPSPQSSVRRYAYFYRGDAPAEQYLDPAGSPLTPATAKRITHEFFGEVFAWQRVVHFPAAEEPRCDLDGSTLETRSRPGPPQARYLPKDTSADLRLDIALPERTALRAARLIPAAGLRRRVQSRVRRAFHPGAGTSAGPTPDLGRFGITPVSPPEEGQAAADEQLKLRAATPEVRARYQDAWLVMDRPDHGFDNGEHFYRYLARHQPDINAWFVLKSDSPDWSRLQDEGFRLVPWGSDELVLLALNAKYRISSDAALPSYFPIDRRRFGGGAGRFVFLQHGVIWNDLSRWLNDKRLDRFITSTPAEYASLTADGSVYTVTEREVRLTGLARFDALHQRAEQLERQGSAPTTITVMPTWRMNVAEDMSRAATAAERRAILLDSAFYRQWMAFISDPRLLALLRRTGFRLAFFVHPSLAAELTGDALPGHVELYPRPGVSLHDLVLESAAFVTDYSSTAFDAAYIDRNVLYFQFDAATFLRGDHPARPGYFDYRRDGFGPVAGSVDELLENLEALERNGFAGSPVYTGRAAGTFAYRDAGNCARIFESVLELEKD is encoded by the coding sequence ATGAGCGGACCGGGAGGAAAGGGGCAGGCGCTGTTCTCCATCGTGTCCGCCGTGTACAACGCTGAGGCGTACCTGGATGCCTTTCTGGAATCCCTGGAGCAGCAGCGTTATCCGTTCGCCCGGCTGGACATCATCCTCGTCGATGACGGCTCCACCGACTCTTCCCTGGCGCGGATGGAAGCCTGGCAGCGCAAATATCCGCAGCAGATCCGAATCCTGACCGGCGCCAACGGCGGCCCCGGTGCAGCCCGGAACCGCGGACTGGACCTTGCCCGCAACCCCTGGATCACGTTCTGCGACCCCGACGACGTGCTGGATCCCGGATACCTGGACCGGGTAGCGGGCTTCATCCGCCGCGACCGCAGGGGTACGGCGGCAGCGGTGACCGGACGCCTGATCCAGTTCTTCGAAGACACGGGGGAGCTGCGGGACACCCACGCGCTGGCCTGGAAATTCCTCTCCGGCGAGCGCATCGTGGATTTGAACCGGGAACCCCACTACGTTCACCTCAGCGCCGGCACCGTGTTCCTGCGCAAGGCAGTGCTGGACACCGCCGGGCTGCGGTTCGACGAGCGGATCCGGCCCACCTTCGAGGACGCGCACCTGGTGGTCCGCTACCTGAACAGCTGCCCCCGGCCCACCATCGGACTGGTTCCCGACGCCCGGTACTACTACCGGCAGCGCGCCGCGGGCACGTCGCTGGCCCAGTCGGGCTGGGCCTCGGACCACCGCTACACCTCCGTCCTCGACCACGGATACCTGGCCCTGCTGCAGGCGCTGGCCGAGGAACACGGTTCCGCCCCGCGGTGGGCGCAGAACACGGTGCTGTACGACGTCATGTGGTACTTCCTGGCGGACCGCGCCATGCGCCACCCCGTCGCCGGACTTACCCCTGCACAGCGGGGGGACTTCCTGCAGCGGCTGGAACGCATCTTCTCCTTCATCGACACCGAAGCGATCCTGGACTTTGCCCTGGTGCCGGTCAGCATCGACATCCGCACCGCGGTGGCCCTGCGCTTCAAGGGGAACGCTCCCGCCGTCTGGTACGTCGACTCGCCCTCGCCGCAGAGCAGCGTGCGCAGGTACGCGTACTTCTACCGCGGAGATGCGCCCGCCGAGCAGTATCTCGATCCGGCCGGATCACCGCTGACTCCCGCCACCGCCAAGCGGATTACCCACGAATTCTTCGGCGAGGTGTTCGCCTGGCAGCGGGTGGTCCATTTCCCGGCCGCCGAAGAGCCGCGCTGCGACCTGGACGGCAGCACGCTCGAAACCCGGTCCCGGCCGGGACCCCCGCAGGCACGCTATCTGCCCAAGGACACATCAGCGGATCTGCGCCTGGACATTGCGCTGCCGGAACGCACCGCGCTGCGGGCGGCCCGCCTCATTCCCGCCGCCGGGCTCCGCCGCCGGGTTCAGTCCCGGGTACGCCGCGCCTTCCATCCGGGCGCAGGAACGTCGGCGGGTCCGACGCCGGACCTCGGCCGCTTCGGCATCACGCCCGTCTCGCCCCCGGAGGAAGGACAGGCTGCCGCAGACGAACAACTGAAGCTGCGCGCCGCAACTCCCGAAGTCCGCGCCCGGTATCAGGACGCCTGGCTGGTGATGGACCGCCCTGACCACGGTTTCGACAACGGCGAGCACTTCTACCGGTACCTCGCCCGCCACCAGCCGGACATCAACGCCTGGTTTGTGCTCAAGAGCGATTCACCGGACTGGTCCCGGCTGCAGGACGAAGGCTTCCGGCTCGTGCCCTGGGGCAGCGACGAACTGGTGCTCCTGGCGCTGAACGCAAAGTACCGGATCTCCTCCGACGCGGCTCTGCCGTCCTACTTTCCGATTGACCGCAGGCGTTTTGGCGGCGGCGCCGGCAGGTTTGTGTTCCTGCAGCACGGAGTGATCTGGAATGACCTCTCCCGGTGGCTCAATGACAAACGCCTGGACCGTTTCATCACCAGCACCCCGGCCGAATATGCCTCACTGACCGCGGACGGCAGCGTCTACACCGTGACCGAACGCGAGGTGCGGCTGACCGGGCTGGCCCGCTTCGACGCCCTGCACCAGCGGGCGGAACAGCTGGAGCGGCAGGGATCGGCCCCCACCACCATCACGGTCATGCCCACCTGGCGGATGAACGTGGCGGAGGACATGAGCCGGGCCGCCACTGCCGCGGAGCGCCGCGCCATCCTGCTGGACAGCGCGTTCTACCGGCAGTGGATGGCGTTCATCTCGGATCCCCGCCTGCTCGCCCTGCTGCGCCGCACCGGCTTCCGGCTGGCCTTCTTCGTCCATCCGTCACTGGCGGCGGAACTCACCGGCGACGCCCTGCCCGGACACGTGGAGCTGTATCCCCGGCCCGGCGTCAGCCTGCATGACCTGGTGCTGGAATCGGCCGCGTTTGTCACCGACTATTCCTCCACTGCCTTTGACGCCGCGTACATCGACCGCAACGTGCTCTACTTCCAGTTCGATGCGGCAACCTTCCTGCGCGGCGACCACCCGGCCCGCCCCGGCTACTTCGACTATCGCCGCGACGGCTTTGGCCCCGTTGCGGGCAGCGTCGATGAGCTTCTCGAAAACCTCGAGGCATTGGAACGGAACGGATTCGCCGGCAGCCCGGTCTACACCGGACGGGCAGCCGGAACCTTTGCCTACCGCGATGCCGGCAACTGTGCGCGCATCTTCGAGTCCGTGCTGGAACTGGAGAAGGACTAA
- a CDS encoding fumarylacetoacetate hydrolase family protein, with amino-acid sequence MRIARFVQDSDPAFGVVDGDEGQEEIAVIKGDPFFSGVQLTGERHKLEDVRLLAPIIPRSKVVGIGKNYADHAAEMGGEVPPAPLMFLKPNTSVIGPNDPIVLPAFSDEVSYEAELAVVIGRICKDVPLDRVDEVVFGYTCANDLTARDAQRTDGQWARAKGFDTSCPLGPWIETDLDTDDVAVRGYLNGELVQDGNTSAMIWGVKELVSYVSQAFTLLPGDVILTGTPAGVGLISDGERYEVSIEGIGRLSNTARS; translated from the coding sequence ATGCGTATTGCTCGATTTGTACAAGACAGTGACCCAGCGTTCGGCGTCGTGGACGGAGACGAGGGCCAGGAAGAGATTGCCGTCATCAAGGGCGATCCTTTCTTCTCCGGCGTCCAGCTGACGGGGGAGCGCCACAAGCTTGAAGACGTCCGCCTCCTGGCACCGATCATCCCGCGCAGCAAGGTGGTGGGGATCGGCAAAAACTACGCCGACCATGCAGCCGAAATGGGCGGGGAAGTTCCGCCGGCGCCGCTGATGTTCCTCAAGCCCAACACCTCGGTCATCGGCCCCAACGATCCCATTGTGCTGCCTGCCTTCTCGGACGAGGTTTCCTACGAGGCAGAGCTCGCCGTCGTCATCGGCCGGATCTGCAAGGACGTGCCGCTGGATCGGGTGGACGAGGTTGTCTTCGGCTACACCTGTGCCAATGACCTCACTGCACGCGATGCCCAGCGCACCGACGGCCAGTGGGCACGCGCCAAGGGCTTTGACACCTCCTGCCCGCTCGGTCCCTGGATCGAAACGGACCTGGACACTGACGATGTTGCCGTCCGCGGCTACCTGAACGGCGAGCTGGTCCAGGACGGCAACACCAGCGCCATGATCTGGGGCGTCAAGGAACTCGTTTCCTACGTTTCCCAGGCCTTTACCCTTCTGCCCGGCGACGTCATCCTCACCGGAACCCCCGCAGGCGTGGGCCTCATTTCCGACGGAGAACGCTACGAGGTTTCCATCGAAGGCATCGGCCGGCTCTCGAACACAGCCCGCAGCTGA
- a CDS encoding CgeB family protein has product MPHRDEQGDPSLPAPDGEQAEISYLASRLAWAEQQAAAYQRDYEDMLTAKNDLHRELSSANGSLRAFREENAALKQRAAAAPAPLTRRAKALARKLRGNTAATPATSMPGASAPAPAAASAEPEAPLAGYPVPPRTLSPAYTREPNRVLVVADSEEHLNAARRAAQRGSDVVVLFRPGFPWDTGQPFGYPRRICAEDPAGFVAVHSPDADIRAANPHHFVDRAADAIVREARLRRPAVLLADGGEATRLAVLVAGRRLGIAVAFEPAPDLPDSAVWDEEADADPVTLEALPGRTTAPLRALQDLHAGIICDEFTGRLLENSLHTTAVTPDGWQQQLDAEPWDALIVESAWLGNAGAWEVSDYYTDQKGYENLAAVVAACRSRGIPTVFWNKEDPIHYRRFRRVAGLFDHVLTTDHGSLPHYQENPRARGLTHSSLTFFADPALHNPLPGTAARETAVAYAGTYYGSRFPERSRQMLRLFASSHPHGPVIFDRHSNDPAARKAYPEELRDRIRGGLTYTETLEAYKAFPVHLNFNSAPWSETMFSRRVVEIAASGTVVYSADGQGIRSCLGDAFPVSADEDVYRAHLARWMGNEAARKTAAWAQLRTVYRAHLSGHALAVLFRTLGIPAAAPQPARAAVHVERLTGDTARELRGQSVRPALVLAETAEDAEADLLAQAGIPLERTRNADAEDLRQRGIDWICDWRPGQPRTLLEDLLSGAAFGDWQSIRIVRDTGEGWSPLAAVEPGPRPGPPYLGQLVHVDGASGNDADSHLTLIYPAGLI; this is encoded by the coding sequence ATGCCCCACCGTGATGAACAGGGCGACCCCTCGCTGCCCGCGCCCGACGGCGAACAGGCGGAAATATCCTACCTTGCCTCCCGCCTGGCCTGGGCGGAGCAGCAGGCTGCCGCCTACCAGCGCGACTACGAGGACATGCTCACCGCCAAAAATGACCTGCACCGGGAACTGTCCTCTGCCAACGGCTCGCTGCGGGCCTTCCGCGAAGAAAATGCAGCCCTGAAGCAGCGCGCCGCCGCCGCTCCGGCACCCCTGACCCGGCGAGCCAAGGCACTGGCAAGGAAACTGCGCGGAAACACCGCCGCCACGCCGGCCACTTCCATGCCGGGCGCTTCCGCGCCCGCCCCCGCTGCCGCGTCCGCCGAACCCGAAGCCCCGCTGGCCGGCTATCCCGTTCCGCCCCGGACCCTGTCCCCGGCCTACACCCGTGAACCCAACCGCGTCCTGGTGGTCGCCGATTCCGAGGAGCACCTCAACGCCGCGCGACGGGCAGCGCAACGCGGCAGCGACGTCGTCGTCCTTTTCCGCCCGGGCTTTCCCTGGGACACCGGCCAGCCGTTCGGCTATCCGCGCAGGATCTGCGCCGAAGACCCCGCCGGCTTTGTCGCGGTCCACAGCCCGGACGCCGACATCCGGGCCGCGAATCCGCACCACTTTGTGGACCGCGCCGCTGACGCGATTGTGCGCGAGGCGCGGCTGCGCCGCCCTGCGGTGCTGCTGGCCGACGGCGGGGAAGCCACCCGTCTGGCGGTCCTGGTGGCCGGGCGCCGGCTGGGCATCGCTGTCGCGTTTGAACCGGCCCCGGATCTGCCCGATTCCGCAGTGTGGGACGAAGAAGCCGACGCGGATCCCGTCACGCTGGAAGCGCTGCCCGGCCGGACCACCGCGCCGCTGCGCGCGCTGCAGGACCTGCACGCCGGCATCATCTGCGACGAATTCACCGGCCGGCTGCTGGAAAACTCCCTGCACACCACCGCCGTCACCCCCGACGGCTGGCAGCAGCAGCTGGATGCCGAGCCGTGGGATGCCCTCATCGTAGAATCCGCCTGGCTGGGAAACGCCGGCGCCTGGGAAGTCTCGGACTACTACACGGATCAAAAGGGCTACGAAAACCTGGCGGCGGTGGTGGCGGCCTGCCGTTCCCGCGGCATCCCCACCGTCTTCTGGAATAAGGAAGATCCCATCCATTACCGCCGGTTCCGCCGCGTCGCCGGCCTGTTTGACCATGTGCTGACCACCGACCACGGGTCGCTTCCGCACTATCAGGAGAACCCGCGCGCCCGGGGACTGACGCACTCCTCGCTGACCTTTTTCGCGGACCCGGCCCTTCACAACCCGCTGCCGGGCACTGCGGCACGGGAAACAGCCGTGGCTTATGCGGGCACGTACTACGGTTCGCGATTCCCGGAACGGTCCCGGCAGATGCTCCGGCTGTTCGCGTCGAGCCATCCGCACGGACCGGTGATCTTCGATCGGCACAGCAATGACCCCGCCGCCCGCAAGGCCTACCCGGAGGAACTGCGGGATCGGATCCGCGGCGGCCTGACCTACACGGAAACGCTTGAGGCGTACAAGGCCTTTCCGGTGCATCTGAACTTCAACTCCGCCCCCTGGTCCGAGACCATGTTTTCGCGCCGGGTGGTGGAGATCGCCGCCAGCGGCACCGTGGTGTACAGCGCTGACGGACAGGGCATCCGCAGCTGCCTCGGCGATGCTTTTCCCGTCTCGGCCGATGAGGATGTCTACCGCGCGCACCTTGCCCGCTGGATGGGAAACGAGGCTGCCCGCAAAACGGCGGCCTGGGCGCAGCTGCGCACCGTCTACCGTGCCCATCTGTCCGGCCATGCCCTGGCCGTCCTGTTCCGGACCCTTGGCATTCCCGCGGCCGCACCGCAGCCTGCCCGCGCAGCGGTGCACGTGGAGCGGCTCACCGGGGACACGGCCCGTGAACTCAGGGGCCAGTCGGTGCGCCCGGCGCTCGTGCTCGCCGAGACCGCTGAGGATGCTGAGGCGGATCTGCTGGCGCAGGCGGGCATTCCGCTGGAACGCACACGGAACGCCGACGCCGAGGACCTCCGCCAGCGCGGCATCGACTGGATCTGCGACTGGCGTCCGGGGCAGCCGCGCACCCTGTTGGAGGATCTGCTGAGCGGTGCGGCCTTCGGGGACTGGCAGAGCATCCGGATCGTTCGGGACACGGGGGAGGGCTGGAGTCCGCTGGCAGCAGTGGAACCGGGCCCCCGGCCCGGACCGCCGTACTTGGGGCAATTGGTCCACGTGGACGGCGCCAGCGGCAACGACGCAGACAGCCACCTCACGCTCATCTATCCCGCCGGCTTAATATAG
- a CDS encoding 3-isopropylmalate dehydrogenase, translated as MSEESSTVSLAVIPGDGIGPEVTAEAVKVLLAVTDGGPVQFELTEYPLGAEHWLATGETLPDSTLEALKGHDVILFGAVGAAPGDKSIPSGLIEREMLLKLRFSLDHYVNLRPSRLYPGVASPLSNPGTVDFIVVREGTEGPYTGNGGVLREGTPHEVATEVSLNTAYGVERVVRDAFRRASERPRKKLTLVHKHNVLVYAGRLWKRTVENVAVEFPEVSHDYLHVDAATIFLVTDPSRFDVIVTDNLFGDIITDLAAAVTGGIGLAASGNINMDGTFPSMFEPVHGSAPDIAGQQKADPTAAILSAALLLRHLGLEKEAARVERAVEEDVAARTGKPRTTAEVGNAIAAAVS; from the coding sequence ATGAGCGAAGAGTCTTCCACCGTTTCCCTGGCCGTCATTCCCGGTGACGGCATTGGCCCTGAAGTCACCGCAGAGGCCGTGAAGGTGCTCCTTGCCGTGACCGACGGCGGCCCCGTGCAGTTCGAGTTGACCGAGTATCCGCTTGGCGCCGAGCACTGGCTGGCCACCGGCGAAACCCTGCCGGACTCCACCCTGGAGGCGCTCAAGGGCCACGACGTCATCCTGTTCGGCGCCGTCGGAGCCGCTCCGGGAGACAAGAGCATTCCCTCCGGGCTCATTGAACGGGAAATGCTGCTCAAGCTGCGCTTCAGCCTGGACCACTACGTGAATCTGCGGCCCTCCCGGCTCTACCCCGGGGTCGCCAGCCCGCTGTCCAACCCCGGCACTGTGGATTTCATCGTGGTGCGCGAAGGCACCGAGGGCCCGTACACCGGCAACGGGGGAGTGCTCCGCGAAGGAACTCCGCACGAAGTTGCCACCGAGGTCTCCCTGAACACGGCCTACGGCGTGGAACGCGTGGTCCGGGACGCGTTCCGGCGCGCCAGTGAGCGGCCGCGCAAAAAGCTCACCCTGGTGCACAAGCACAACGTGCTGGTTTACGCCGGCCGGCTCTGGAAGCGCACCGTGGAGAACGTCGCCGTCGAATTCCCCGAAGTCAGCCACGACTACCTGCACGTGGACGCGGCCACCATCTTCCTGGTGACTGATCCGTCACGCTTTGACGTGATCGTCACGGACAACCTCTTCGGCGACATCATCACCGACCTCGCCGCCGCGGTGACCGGCGGCATCGGCCTGGCGGCGTCCGGCAACATCAACATGGACGGCACCTTCCCCTCCATGTTCGAGCCGGTGCACGGCTCCGCCCCCGACATTGCCGGTCAGCAGAAAGCCGACCCCACCGCCGCCATCCTCTCCGCCGCCCTGCTGCTGCGCCACCTGGGTCTCGAAAAAGAGGCCGCCCGCGTGGAGCGCGCGGTGGAGGAGGACGTCGCCGCACGAACCGGCAAACCGCGCACGACGGCGGAAGTCGGCAATGCGATAGCCGCAGCGGTGTCATAA
- a CDS encoding MBL fold metallo-hydrolase, translated as MSTTALVRSSPLTRFALAPNPGPMSLEGTNSYVIAAEGSEHVVVVDPGPLDEEHLQLLASAGTVELVLVTHRHPDHTEASERFAEMTGAPVRAFHPAYCVGGDPLSDGEELHAGGVDITVLHTPGHTSDSVCFHLPADGPGGSVLTGDTILGRGTTVLDFPDGTLGDYFASLERLSELGHATVLPAHGPVLSDLSTVVLTYRDHREERLEQIRAALEEAGAGAPVSAVADIVYADVPANVREAAELSVAAQLQYLRGNAPL; from the coding sequence ATGTCCACCACCGCCCTGGTCCGCAGCAGCCCGCTGACCCGCTTCGCCCTGGCACCGAACCCCGGTCCCATGAGCCTGGAGGGAACCAACAGCTATGTCATCGCCGCTGAAGGATCTGAACACGTGGTGGTGGTGGACCCGGGTCCCCTGGACGAGGAACACCTGCAGTTGCTGGCCTCCGCCGGCACTGTGGAACTGGTCCTCGTCACGCACCGCCACCCGGACCACACGGAGGCCAGCGAACGTTTCGCCGAAATGACCGGCGCACCGGTCCGCGCTTTCCACCCTGCCTACTGTGTGGGCGGGGACCCGCTCTCGGACGGCGAAGAGCTTCACGCAGGGGGAGTGGACATCACGGTCCTGCACACCCCCGGCCACACTTCCGATTCCGTCTGCTTCCACCTGCCCGCCGACGGACCCGGCGGATCCGTCCTGACCGGAGACACCATCCTTGGCCGGGGCACCACAGTGCTGGACTTTCCGGACGGAACGCTGGGGGATTACTTCGCCAGCTTGGAACGGCTGTCCGAGCTGGGCCACGCCACGGTGCTTCCGGCGCACGGCCCGGTGCTTTCTGACCTCAGCACCGTGGTCCTTACGTACCGGGACCACCGCGAGGAACGGCTGGAGCAAATCCGTGCGGCGCTGGAGGAAGCCGGAGCCGGTGCTCCTGTTTCCGCAGTGGCGGACATCGTCTACGCAGATGTGCCGGCCAACGTGCGCGAAGCAGCGGAACTGTCGGTGGCCGCCCAGCTGCAGTATCTGCGGGGCAACGCCCCGCTGTGA